The following are encoded together in the Patagioenas fasciata isolate bPatFas1 chromosome 7, bPatFas1.hap1, whole genome shotgun sequence genome:
- the CYP27C1 gene encoding cytochrome P450 27C1 isoform X4, giving the protein MVAQVLRAEGRAPQRANMESWQEYRDLRGRATGLISAEGEQWLKMRSVLRQKILKPKDVAIYSDGVNEVITDLIKRIHTLRTQEDDGETVTNVNNLFFKYSMEGVATVLYECRLGCLENNVPQQTVEYIEALELMFSMFKTTMYAGAIPKWLRPLIPKPWREFCRSWDGLFKFSQIHVDNRLKAIQSQLDQGEVVNGGLLTYLLVSKELTLEEIYANMTEMLLAGVDTTSFTLSWATYLLAKHPEVQQRVYEEIASKLGKEKIPVARDVRKLPLIRAVLKETLRLYPVLPGNGRVTQKDLIVGGYLIPKGTQLALCHYTTSYCEENFSMANEFRPERWLRKDNLDRVDNFGSIPFGYGIRSCIGRRVAELEIHLALIQLLQNFEIKISPKTVPVRAKTHGLLTPGSSINVRFSDRK; this is encoded by the exons ATGGTTGCTCAGGTCCTCCGGGCAGAAGGTAGAGCACCACAAAGAGCTAACATGGAATCCTGGCAGGAATACAGAGACTTACGAGGAAGAGCCACGGGACTTATTTCTGC GGAGGGGGAACAATGGCTAAAAATGAGAAGTGTACTGAGGCAAAAAATTCTTAAACCCAAAGATGTGGCTATTTACTCTGATGGAGTCAATGAAGTTATCACAGACTTAATTAAAAGAATCCACACCCTCAGAACTCAAGAAGATGATGGGGAAACAGTAACCAATGTTAACAACCTTTTCTTCAAGTATTCAATGGAAG GTGTGGCAACTGTTCTGTATGAATGCCGGTTGGGCTGCCTGGAAAACAACGTCCCACAGCAGACTGTTGAATATATTGAGGCTCTGGAGTTGATGTTTAGTATGTTTAAGACCACTATGTATGCAGGTGCTATTCCCAAATGGCTTCGTCCACTTATTCCAAAACCCTGGAGAGAGTTCTGCAGATCCTGGGACGGACTCTTCAAATTTA GTCAAATCCATGTTGACAACAGATTGAAGGCTATTCAGTCTCAACTGGACCAAGGAGAAGTGGTGAATGGTGGGCTGCTTACATACCTCCTAGTGAGTAAGGAACTTACGTTGGAAGAGATCTATGCCAATATGACTGAAATGCTTCTGGCAGGAGTGGACACA ACTTCTTTTACGTTGTCCTGGGCAACATACTTGTTGGCAAAGCACCCTGAGGTTCAACAGCGTGTTTATGAGGAAATAGCCAGtaagctggggaaagaaaaaattccTGTTGCTCGTGATGTCCGCAAATTGCCTTTGATTAGAGCTGTGCTGAAAGAAACCTTGAG GTTATATCCAGTATTGCCAGGAAATGGAAGAGTGACCCAAAAGGACTTGATTGTTGGAGGttacttgatacctaaaggg ACACAGCTGGCACTCTGTCACTACACCACCTCATACTGCGAAGAAAATTTCTCCATGGCAAATGAGTTCCGACCCGAGCGCTGGCTGAGGAAAGATAATTTGGACAGAGTAGACAATTTTGGTTCCATCCCCTTTGGTTATGGCATTCGAAGTTGTATAGGAAGAAGAGTTGCAGAGCTGGAAATTCATCTTGCACTGATTCAG TTGCTTCAGAATTTTGAGATCAAAATTTCTCCCAAAACTGTACCAGTTCGTGCCAAAACCCATGGACTTTTGACTCCTGGAAGCTCCATCAATGTGAGATTTTCTGACAGAAAGTGA